The Zymobacter palmae DNA window CCTTTCTTCGCCAGCACGGCACTGATGATGCCGCCGCCACAGCCTACATCCAGCACACTACCACGCAGCTTGTCGGGCAACGACCCCAGCAGCATGGCCGTCCCTTCATCCAGCTTGCCGTGCCCGAAGACACCGGGGTGCGAGGCCAACCGCATGCCCAGTGCCTCGAACTCCATCCAGCCGTCGTCCTGTTGAGGACGAGCCACGACGCGAGTGGCAAAAAGTGCACAACGGCGAGCGTTGTCTTCCTTCACCGCCATCATGTCCATCGCCTGCAGTAGCTTGCTGACACGCTTGATGCCCCCTTGCTGCTCGCCCACCAGCGCGAGCCGGTGACCATCGGGCAGTGCCGCGCACAGCGTATCCAGCCACCACTGCCCCAGCGCCACACTCTTGGGCCAGAACAGCAATACACCTGCGTAATCGGCGATATCCGCTGGCACGTCCAAACCTTCGTGAACCTGCAGCCCCAGCTGGCGATAGCGTTCGGCATGACCGACATCGGTGGTCCAAATGGCAACACCACTACCCGCCAGCGCCGGTTCGAAGGGGGGATCTATCCAGAGGTGATCGGCGCACGCCAGTGTGTCATGGCGCCCCAACAGCTGACACATCGGGGATGAAAAGCTCATCACGGTATCCTTGCATAAAATGAGAAGTAGCCGTTGCATTCACTAAAGCACGGTCTTGATGACAGCGCGATGACGCTCGGCCATGAATGTTTAGGACGCAGGGCGCCGCA harbors:
- a CDS encoding methyltransferase codes for the protein MSFSSPMCQLLGRHDTLACADHLWIDPPFEPALAGSGVAIWTTDVGHAERYRQLGLQVHEGLDVPADIADYAGVLLFWPKSVALGQWWLDTLCAALPDGHRLALVGEQQGGIKRVSKLLQAMDMMAVKEDNARRCALFATRVVARPQQDDGWMEFEALGMRLASHPGVFGHGKLDEGTAMLLGSLPDKLRGSVLDVGCGGGIISAVLAKKGLEVTAVDVSHFALEATRRTLALNGVTATVLGSDMLGSVEGRFDTLISNPPFHQARDVDIGPALTLFDQAPDHLYRHGVVFIVANSFLPYRSALEDQFSQVEDVTGNGRFRVYRAALPHRFAR